From the genome of Chloroflexota bacterium:
GAGGTGCTCCTCGGACAGTGGAGGCGAATCTACAACGAGGTCCGGCCCCACAGCGCCCTCGGCTACCGCCCGCCAGCGCCTGAGGCGATGTTGCCACGACTGGCGTTCAGCAGTTCCGCCGGACTAACATAGCGAGTGGTACAAAGTCTGGGGGCAGGTCAGAGGAGAGCGATGGCAGCACAACAAGCGCCATCGCGGTGACCAGAAGGCCTCCGACGACAATGGCCACGCCTATCAAACGCAGGCCAAGCGATCCTTCACCCGACCTCTGGGCTACCTCCACTGGCTGTGCCATTTTCCCTTTCGCCTACGGCCAACCGAAGTCGCCCCCTGCGACATAAGGCAAGCCGTTGAAATACCGTAGATCCCTGTCGGTTTTACTTTCCTAACGTACCGCCATCGCCCGGAAATGAATAGCCGCCGCCGGTAGCGGAAGCGATACGCTTCGGTAACGGGTTAGTAACAAGTAGAGATACGTCAACTTCCTCTCCTGTCACCGGTAGCTCCTCCCTGGCTGCCGTGGTATCCTCCCCTCCATGCGCTCCATCTCGCTGCATCCCTGGAACCTCTCACTTGAGCAGGCCGTCGCCGTTCAGCGCGATCTCGCTTCCAAAGTGCGCAAGGTCAACCGCCTGCCCGCGCACATCACCCACATCGCCGGGACCGATGTCTCCGGCGTGGACAAAGACGGCGAAGTCCGTGCCGTCGTCGTCGTGCTGGCCTATCCAGGGCTGAAAGTCGTCGAGGTCGCAAGCGCTCGCGAACGTCCCGCCTTTCCCTACGTTCCCGGATTTCTCTCCTTCCGGGAGACACCCATCCTCCTCAAAGCCTTCGAGCAGCTCAAGCTCACGCCGGACCTCATCATCGTTGACGGCCAGGGGACTGCCCACCCTCGAAGGTTCGGCATCGCCTGCCACCTAGGACTGCTCCTGGATGCGCCAACCATCGTTTGCGCGGAGTCCATCCTCACGGGGCGCTATGGAAGACTGAGCAACGCCAAAGGCTCCACAGCGCCGCTCATGGATAAAGGCGAGGTCATCGGCTCGGCTGTTCGCACCCGCGATGGCATCTCTCCCGTCTACGTCTCACCGGGCCACCATATAGATATGCCCACAGCCGTCGAATGGGTCCTCAACTGCGGCAAAGGCTACCGACTACCAGAGCCGACGCGCCTTGCCCATCACACCGCCACAACACTCCTGAAGGATGGCGCCTCCCGCCTGCTCTAGCGCCGCGCCCTCAGGCCGTTGAGAAACAGCCGCGAAAGCTGCTCGCCCAGCTCCTGCGGCGTCAGCGAGCCGCCGGGGTCATACCACTCATAGACCCAGTTCGTCATCCCCATGATTGAATGCGTCGCGACTCCGGGGTTCGTGGGCGCGAATGCCCTCCTCGTGATACCCACGACAATCGCCTCACGGATCAACCTGCGAAACCTGCGGTGCAACGTCGTCACCGCCTGGAGCTGTCCAGGAGCAAGGTGATGTCTGTCCTTCGTGAGCACGGCAATCACATCAGCATGCTCGCAAGCAAACTCGACTCGTCGCCTGATGCCGTGAGCGATAAGTCGCTCTGGGTCGGTCGCCCCGATCGCCTGCATCTCGCCCGTCGTCCTTTTCAGATAGGCAATAGCGATCCCTGCAACGTGCTCGAGTATCTCCTGCTTGCTGGAGATGTGGTTGTACAGGCCGCCCTTCCGCATGCCGACGACGGCGGCGATGTCCGCCATGCTCGTCGCCGCATAGCTCTTCTCCCGGAACTGCCGTGCGGCCTTCTCGAAAATTTCCACGCGTCGGCCGTTCGATGAATGGCCGTTCATAGCAACAGCTTGGCGCTTCATGGCCCTTCCCCGCAGTGACGACGTTGTGCGCATCGTGAAGGTACAGCAGTATAGCGCACGGCTGTGCCTCTCCGTCACTCCGGGGGTTCGCCTTAGGTACTGAAGTGGTCCAGCTTCAGATTCGGGGCCGTCCGGCATTGACACATCCCAAGGGTGACGCTATAACTACCTCGCTGCAGATGAACGATTGTTCACATAGAGGGGCGTATGACCAAACTGTTCAAGAGAGGCTTCGGCTTTGTGCTCCTTGCGCTCGTTGCCATTCTGGTCATCACCGCCTGCGGCGGCGATGAAGCCCCCACCGCCACGCCGAACCCCCAGGTTCCCAAGCGCCTCGATGGCAAGCGCGGCGGAACGTTGAACCTCCGCGTGCTCAACCTCCCGCGCTCTTGGGACACTTATGACACCGTCGGCCAGGTGGACCTCCACAACCTCGGCCCCATGCTCAACAACCTCGTCTGGCCCGATCCCTATGGCGATGGCTTCAGCCTTACCGGCGACCTTGCCCAAAGCTGGCAGGTCAGCAGCGCAGGCGATACCGTCACCTTCCGTCTGCGCCAGGGTGTGAAGTTCCACGATGGCTCCGCCCTCACCTCAAAGGACGTCGCCTATAACCTCACCCGTGCCTGGAAGCCGCGCGCCCCCACTATGACCTACTACCAGGCCCGCGTCGCCGCCGTCCAGGCTATTGACACCCCGGACGACCTCACCATCGTCGTGAAGCTCAATGCTCCCAGCAACGCCTTCCTCCAGGGCATCGGCATGGCTGGCGTCCTCATCTATCCTGCGGCCATTCCCTTCCCCGAACAGTTGGAGACCTGGAAAAAGTCACCCATCGGCACTGGGCCATACAAATACAAGGGCTCCACCGCCACCACGATGGAGTTCGTCCGCAACGATGCCTACCACGTCTCCGGCCTGCCCTACGCCGATGCCATCCAGTTCGCCGTCATCGCCGATACCACCCTCTCCGTCGCCGCCTTCCGCGCCGGGCGTCTCGATGCTTCGAACTTCGATACCAGCGCCATTGAGATTTCCTACCAAGACCTCCAGCGCGAGCAGAGGTTCGTCACCAAAAAGGTAAACATCGGCCTCTACTTCCTGCACCCTGCGCAAAAGGCTCCCTGGTCATATCCCTCCGTCCGCCAGGCTATCTCCCTCGCCATCAATCGCCAGGAAATCATTGACGGCTGGCTCAAGGGCCTCGGTGATCGCGCCGCATCCCCCCTCATGCCTCCCGAGCTCGGCGGCCAGTGGGGCCTCGCCTCCAGGGACATCCTTGCCAGGCCCGGCTTCTCGGAAGACAAGACAGCCGATCGCGCCCGCGCCCGTCAGCTCCTTACCCAGGCCGGCGTCGTCCCCGGCGATATCACCGTCAGCATCCTCGCGGCTCAGGGCGGCGATGGGCTCTACGGCGAGATCGTCGAGCGCAGCTTCGCCGCCATGGGCTTCAAGACCAAGCTCGACCTTGTTGATCGCGCCAATCTCGTGCCCAAGCTCCTTCGCGGCGAGTTCGACTTCGCCGCCCGCGCCCAGGCCATCAGCTTTGATGACCCTTCGGACTACCCTTCGCTCTGGGTCCTCACCGGCGGCGGCCAGAACTACGGCAAATGGTCCAATCCCAGGCTGGACGCCCTTTACACCGAACAGGACCGCACCCTGGACACCTCGCGCCGGAGACAGCTCCTCGCCGAGTTCCAGGAAATCATCCTGCAAGATAACTTCATCATCCCCGAGTTCTACCGCTTCGGCTATATGGGCCACATGCCCTGGGTGAAGAACTACCCCTCGCTCCCCTTCCTCTTCTCCCCCTGGTATCGTTGGGAGCAAGTCTACGTGGAGCGCTAGCCGAACAAGGCCGATACCACCGTATAGAAAAGGCACACATGGCTTATTCCACCTACGAAACACTCCTCCTTGAGCGCGATGGGAATGGCATTACCACCCTCACCCTCAACCGTCCCGATCGCCTCAACGCCGCCAGCCACAAGATGGTCGCCGAAGTTCCCAAGGCTATCTTGGAAGTCGGCGAAGATTTGGACTCCCGCGTCCTCGTCATCACGGGCGCCGGCCGCGGCTTCTCTTCCGGCCAGGACATGAAAGGCACGCCGCAAGACGTCCCCGGTCTCCGCAAACGCTTCATGCCCCGCACCCCGGAAGACAGCTTCACCTTCGCCATCCGCAAGATCCCCCAGCCCGTCATCGCCTCCGTCAACGGCCCTGCCGTCGGCTGGGGCCTCTCCCTGGCGGCGGCGGCCCAGATCCGCATCGCCTCAGAGCAGGCCCGCTTCGGCGCCCTCTGGGTCGCTCGCGGCCTCCCGCCGGAGGCCCAGGGCGGCTATCTCCTGCCGCAGATCATGCCTCTGCCCAAGGTCTTCGAGATGGTCTTCCTCGGGAAGATCTTCGACGCTAAAGAGGCGAAAGAGGCCGGCCTCATCAACATCCTCGTGCCCCACAGCGAACTGAAAGCCAAAACCCACGAGATCGCCCTCCAGCTTGCCAAGGGTCCGCCCATCGCCCTCGCCATGGCCAAGCGCGCCATCTATATGGGCCTGCGCCAAGACCTCGACTCTTTCGTCCAGTACGAATCGCTCACCTTGCGCGTCGCCTTCCAGAGCGAAGACCGCCTCGAAGGCATCCGCTCCTTCGTGGAGAAGCGCGAGCCGCGCTTCAAGGGCGAGTGAGCCGGACGATTGCGCCCTCGCGCAACGCAGACGCGCGGGTCTCGTAGGAGGAACGTGTGGAATTTTCCCTGCCTCAAGATGTAAAGGCATTGCAGACCCTCACCAGGGACGTCGTCCGCAAAGAGTGCATGCCCCTCGAATCCAAGTACCTTCCCCTGGACATGTACGAAGAGTACTTCCCGGAGGATGAGGCGCACCTTACCAAGATCGCCAAAGAGTCCGGGCTGTGGGACGCCCATATCCCCAAGAACTTCGGCGGCGGCGGCCAGGGCTACCTCGCCAACCTGGTCGTCCGCGAAGAGCTCTACTATTCCGCCGTCATCCTTCCCCAAGCCGAAATCATCCCCAGCCTCTTCGAAGCTAATGCCTACCAGCAGGAGCGCTTCCTCTACCCCGTCCTGCGCGGCGAAAAGCTCAGCGCCTTCGCCCAGACGGAGCCCGATTCCGGCTCCGATCCCGGGAACTCCATGAAAACCCATGCCGTGAAGCGCGGCGATACGTGGGTCATCAACGGCCGCAAGATGTTCACCAGCTACTCCGGCGCCTGCGACTTCTGGCAGCTTCCCGCCGTCACGGATAGGGCCAAACGCCAGCACGGCATCACCATGTTCCTCGTGGAGAAAGGCACGCCCGGCATCTCCTACCGCGAGATCCCCACCTGGCAGTACCGCCGCACGCCCAAGCGCGCCACCTACGAGCTCTTCCTGGAGAACGTCGAAGTGCCGGAGAAGCACATCCTCGGCGGCATCGGCCGCGGCTTCCAACTCGGCCAGAAATGGCTCACCGATTATCGCCTCATCCGTGGCGGCACCTCCCTGGGCCAGATGCAGCGCGCCTTCGATATCTGCGTGGACTGGGCCAAGCGCCGCCACAGCTTCGGCAAGCCCATCGCCACGCGCCAGGCCATCCAGCACAAGCTCGTGGAGATGCACATTGATATCCTCGCCCTGCGCTCCCTCTCCTACCAGGCCGCCAAGGATGCCGACGAGGGAAAAGACCTCCGCGAGGATGCCTCCCTCATCAAGCTCATCGCCGCCCGCTGGGGCCACCACTGCCTGGATCACGCCATGCAGATCATGGGCGGCATCGGCCTTACCCTGGAACTGCCCATCGCCCGCTTCTACCGCTGGGTGCGCACTGCCCGCATCGTCGGCGGCACCGATGAAATGCATACAATGGTGCTGGCGCGCGATATCCTCGGCCGCGAGTACGTAGACCCGTACACCAACACCTAGCCCCGTGCGCCGCCAGGGGACCATGCAGCCCTTCGCAGCCGCGCGCATCCTCGATCTCACCAGGGGCGTCACCGGGCCGTACGCCGCCAAGCTCCTCGCCGATCTTGGCGCGCCCGTCATCAAGGTCGAATCGCCGCCGGACGGCGATCCTGCCCGAGCCATCGGCCCATTCCCCGGCGACACGCCCGATGCCGAAACAGGAGCGCTCTTCCACTACCTCAATAGCAACAAGCGCGGCATCACTGCGGATCTGGAAAGCGCCACAGGCCGCTCACTCGTCGCCGCCCTCGCGCGCTGGGCCCACGTCATCATCGAAGACTTCTCCCCAGGCCGACTGGCCGATCTCGGTCTCGGCTTTCACCGTCTCTCCTCCCTGAACCCCTCCGTCATCCTCGTCTCCATCACACCCTTCGGCCAGGTGGGGCCGTACGCCTCCTACGCCGCCACGGAAGGCGTCCTGGAAGCTATGGGCGGCCCTGTCATCGGCAACGGTACTTCGGATAGGGAGCCGTACAAATACCCCGAGCACGTCATGGAGCTCTACGCAGGCTCCGCCGCGGCCGTCGCCATCGCCGCGCCTCTCTTCGGCGTGCTCTTCGTCCAGCCCGGAGGCGGTCAGCCACTTCATCTCGATCTCTCCGTCATGGAGACCTACCTCGCCAGTGCCGATCGCCGCTCCGCAGCCCTCCTCGCCTACCAATACACCGGCGAACTCATGATGAAACGCCGCGCCTTGGGGGAACTCCGCGTCGGCCACGGCATCCGTCGCTGCAAGGATGGCTACGTCAGCATCCATGCCGGCGGCCCCCGCCTTCCCAGGCTGCTTGCCATGCTTGGCGAGGGCTCCAGCGCCCCGATCCCAAGCGCCGCCGAAGCGAAGACCGAAGCGAGCCGCTCCCGGATAGAAGAGGCCCTCTGGCAGTGGCTTAGCATGCGCACCCGTGGTCAGGTCTGGGACGCCGCCCTGCGCCACAAAGTCCCCTTCGCGCCCGTTCGCACTCCGGTGGACATCGCCCGCGCTCTGAGCGCATCGTTTTCGGACTCGATCCTTTGCACGCCGCCCTTCGAAGCGCCCAAGGGCTACTGGCGGCACACCCGCGCGCCGCGCCTCGGCGAACACAATCAGGAAATCTACACTGGGCTCCTCGGGCTTTCCGCCTACCAGCTGGCTCGCCTTCGCCAGGCGGGAGCCGTCTGATGTCTACACAACCCTACGCGCTCCCCTTGCGAAACATCCGCGTCGTCGAGCTCACCACCGTTTGGGCCGGCCCCTTCACCAGCGCCCTCCTCGCCGATTGGGGCGCCGAAGTCGTCCGCGTCGAATCCACGCGCAACCTCCTGGGCGGCCGCGGCCCCGTCATCGCTCCAAACCCGGCTCTCGTCAACAGCCTCCGCGCCGGAGGCGAGTTCTACTTCGCCTACCCCAACTGGGAGGCTGGCGAGCGGCCCTGGAACCGCTGCGTCGTCTTCCAGGTCCACGGCAAAGATAAGCGCAGCGTCACGCTGGAGCTCACCGAGCCTGAAGGCCGCGACGCATTTGATGCCCTCCTTCGCGCCAGCGACGTTCTCATCGTCAACCTCGCCCCCGACTCTCTAGATGCGCTCGGCCTCACCTTTGAACGACTCCGCAGGGTGAAGCCCGATCTCGTCGTCGTCCGCATCGCCGCCTTCGGCCACACGGGAAAGGCCAAGCATGCCCGTGGCCTCGGGGCGGAGGCGGAAGCTCATGCCAGCTTCACCGCCCTGCGCGGCCATCCCGGCGTGGACCTGATGTTCAAAGACAACGTCGCCTTCGCCGATGCCGCAGGCTCCATGGCCGCCGCCCTCGGTGCCATCTCTGCCTTGGCCCAGCGCGCCCAAACCGGTAAAGGCCGGCTCATAGACGTCTCCCTCAGCGATGCCGTCGTGAGCCTGCTCACCCCAAGCTTCCTCGATGCTCTGCTGAACGCCCGCGAGCGCACGCCCCAAGGCAACGCCCACGCTTCGATGGCTCCCCACGGCTGCTACCCCTGCAGCGGCGACGACCGCTGGATCGTCATCACCATCCGCCACGATGCCGATTGGCGAAACCTTCGCCAAGCTATGGGCGATCCCGCCTGGGCGCAAGACCCGTCGCTGCAGAGCGCCTTCGGCAGACTGCGCAGCCGCGAGTCCCTCGATCGCCTCCTCGCCTCGTGGACCGCAACCCGTGACGCCCATGAAACGATGGCTCTGCTCCAGCAGCACGGCATCCCGGCCGGCGTCGTCATGAACGAGCGTGACGTCATCGAAAGCGCACACATCAAGGAACGCGGCTTCCTCCTCCCGCTTCGCCACCGCGATACCGGCTCACACCTCTACCCCGGCTACTACTGGAAAACCTCGCCCGCGCCCTCACGGACCGTCCGCGCTCCATGCGAGCTGGGTCAGGAGAACGCCTGGACCTATCGGGATCTCCTCGGCCTTTCCGCGCCGGCATTCAACGACCTCGTCAATCGAAGGCTCATCGGGACCACGCCCCACGGGTAGCATTGAAGGCTGGGTCGAAGGCAATTCGTTCTTGCTGGCCTCCTCGGCGACATTTTCTTGCACAGCGACAGCAAAACTTCTCTGGAATGACGAAAAGCGGGTAGTGTTGACTTGTGCTTCAACCAGGTATATAACGTGGCTACTCAGCGAAGTGCTCATAGCTGCAGGATAGTTGGAGGAGGAGGCAATGGGATTGAAGCTAAAGACACTTACAGTTGCCGCGGGACTCTTCATTCTTCTCACCCTGATTGTGGCTGCTTGTGGCGGTGACGAGCCCCAGCCAACCACATCGCCAACCCAGACTCCCAGCCAGCCAGCCCGGACGGCTGCCATCGCACCCACCCAGTCGCCCGCCGTGGCCTCAACGCCCACTCCCGTCCCATCGCCGACGCCTACCTCTGTGCCGACGCCTACACCACGGCTGGCGAAATACGGCGGCACTCTTACCATGCGCGTCTCAACAACTTCACTTCTGGACACCTCCGATAGTAACAACACATCCGGCGCTGCTGCAGTGATATGGCTCCAAAATGCGCTGAACAATCTCATACACCTCAACTCCAAGACGCCGCGTATCGTCGAGCCTGACCTGGCGGAGCGGTGGGAATACTCCGATGGCGGTCGTGTGCTGACCCTTGCTCTGCGGCGGGGCGTCACCTGGACGGATGGCAAGCTGTTCACCGCCGCGGATGCGAAATACAGCCTTGACCGTGCGGCGTTCGGAACTGACCCCCAGCTCAGCTTCAACCAGTCGCGCCTCTCGGCCCTCACGCGGGTCGTCGCCGTTGACGAAGCGACCCTCCGCCTGGATCTCAAGCAGGTGAGCGCCTCCTTCCTCGGAGGACTCGCAGCGCCCTACATCCTCATGTATCCAGCCCACATCCCATTCCCGGAGAAAGCGGCCGATTGGGCGCAGAACCCCGCGGGGACCGGGCCGTATAAGGTGAAAGAGTGGAAGCGCGGCATCTCCCGAGAGATGGAACGCAATCCCGCCTACTTCAAGAAGAACGCCGCCGGCCAGCAGCTTCCCTTCGCCGACCGCATTCAGATCTTCTTCATCCAGGACCAGCTCGCGACCCTGGCCGCATTCCGCTCCGGCAATATCAACTGCGCCTGCGGTTACGGCACCGACCTCATCGTAGATCAGATCAATGAGGTCAAGCGAGACGTGCCGAACGTAAAAGTCGCCTTCGCAAGCCCGAACGTAGCCAATCTGCAATTCAGCAACAAGGCCCCCTCTAATGATGCGCGCGTCCGGAAGGCGCTCAGCATGATCATTGACCGTGTGCAGTTGAACAAGCTCTATCGCGATAACTCCGGCTTTTACCCGCCGGGCTATCTCCTCGGCCCGGAACAGGGCGGTCAATGGGGCCTGCCTAAAGAGGAGATACTCAAGGTTCCCGGCTTCCGCGAGCCAAAGAGCGCGGACATGCAAGAGGCCCGGGCGCTCTTCGCCGCGGCGGGTGTTGACCTCGC
Proteins encoded in this window:
- a CDS encoding transposase, translating into EVLLGQWRRIYNEVRPHSALGYRPPAPEAMLPRLAFSSSAGLT
- a CDS encoding deoxyribonuclease V — encoded protein: MRSISLHPWNLSLEQAVAVQRDLASKVRKVNRLPAHITHIAGTDVSGVDKDGEVRAVVVVLAYPGLKVVEVASARERPAFPYVPGFLSFRETPILLKAFEQLKLTPDLIIVDGQGTAHPRRFGIACHLGLLLDAPTIVCAESILTGRYGRLSNAKGSTAPLMDKGEVIGSAVRTRDGISPVYVSPGHHIDMPTAVEWVLNCGKGYRLPEPTRLAHHTATTLLKDGASRLL
- a CDS encoding TetR/AcrR family transcriptional regulator, translated to MPDGPESEAGPLQYLRRTPGVTERHSRALYCCTFTMRTTSSLRGRAMKRQAVAMNGHSSNGRRVEIFEKAARQFREKSYAATSMADIAAVVGMRKGGLYNHISSKQEILEHVAGIAIAYLKRTTGEMQAIGATDPERLIAHGIRRRVEFACEHADVIAVLTKDRHHLAPGQLQAVTTLHRRFRRLIREAIVVGITRRAFAPTNPGVATHSIMGMTNWVYEWYDPGGSLTPQELGEQLSRLFLNGLRARR
- a CDS encoding ABC transporter substrate-binding protein, with translation MTKLFKRGFGFVLLALVAILVITACGGDEAPTATPNPQVPKRLDGKRGGTLNLRVLNLPRSWDTYDTVGQVDLHNLGPMLNNLVWPDPYGDGFSLTGDLAQSWQVSSAGDTVTFRLRQGVKFHDGSALTSKDVAYNLTRAWKPRAPTMTYYQARVAAVQAIDTPDDLTIVVKLNAPSNAFLQGIGMAGVLIYPAAIPFPEQLETWKKSPIGTGPYKYKGSTATTMEFVRNDAYHVSGLPYADAIQFAVIADTTLSVAAFRAGRLDASNFDTSAIEISYQDLQREQRFVTKKVNIGLYFLHPAQKAPWSYPSVRQAISLAINRQEIIDGWLKGLGDRAASPLMPPELGGQWGLASRDILARPGFSEDKTADRARARQLLTQAGVVPGDITVSILAAQGGDGLYGEIVERSFAAMGFKTKLDLVDRANLVPKLLRGEFDFAARAQAISFDDPSDYPSLWVLTGGGQNYGKWSNPRLDALYTEQDRTLDTSRRRQLLAEFQEIILQDNFIIPEFYRFGYMGHMPWVKNYPSLPFLFSPWYRWEQVYVER
- a CDS encoding enoyl-CoA hydratase/isomerase family protein; the protein is MAYSTYETLLLERDGNGITTLTLNRPDRLNAASHKMVAEVPKAILEVGEDLDSRVLVITGAGRGFSSGQDMKGTPQDVPGLRKRFMPRTPEDSFTFAIRKIPQPVIASVNGPAVGWGLSLAAAAQIRIASEQARFGALWVARGLPPEAQGGYLLPQIMPLPKVFEMVFLGKIFDAKEAKEAGLINILVPHSELKAKTHEIALQLAKGPPIALAMAKRAIYMGLRQDLDSFVQYESLTLRVAFQSEDRLEGIRSFVEKREPRFKGE
- a CDS encoding acyl-CoA dehydrogenase, which encodes MEFSLPQDVKALQTLTRDVVRKECMPLESKYLPLDMYEEYFPEDEAHLTKIAKESGLWDAHIPKNFGGGGQGYLANLVVREELYYSAVILPQAEIIPSLFEANAYQQERFLYPVLRGEKLSAFAQTEPDSGSDPGNSMKTHAVKRGDTWVINGRKMFTSYSGACDFWQLPAVTDRAKRQHGITMFLVEKGTPGISYREIPTWQYRRTPKRATYELFLENVEVPEKHILGGIGRGFQLGQKWLTDYRLIRGGTSLGQMQRAFDICVDWAKRRHSFGKPIATRQAIQHKLVEMHIDILALRSLSYQAAKDADEGKDLREDASLIKLIAARWGHHCLDHAMQIMGGIGLTLELPIARFYRWVRTARIVGGTDEMHTMVLARDILGREYVDPYTNT
- a CDS encoding CoA transferase, whose amino-acid sequence is MSTQPYALPLRNIRVVELTTVWAGPFTSALLADWGAEVVRVESTRNLLGGRGPVIAPNPALVNSLRAGGEFYFAYPNWEAGERPWNRCVVFQVHGKDKRSVTLELTEPEGRDAFDALLRASDVLIVNLAPDSLDALGLTFERLRRVKPDLVVVRIAAFGHTGKAKHARGLGAEAEAHASFTALRGHPGVDLMFKDNVAFADAAGSMAAALGAISALAQRAQTGKGRLIDVSLSDAVVSLLTPSFLDALLNARERTPQGNAHASMAPHGCYPCSGDDRWIVITIRHDADWRNLRQAMGDPAWAQDPSLQSAFGRLRSRESLDRLLASWTATRDAHETMALLQQHGIPAGVVMNERDVIESAHIKERGFLLPLRHRDTGSHLYPGYYWKTSPAPSRTVRAPCELGQENAWTYRDLLGLSAPAFNDLVNRRLIGTTPHG
- a CDS encoding ABC transporter substrate-binding protein encodes the protein MGLKLKTLTVAAGLFILLTLIVAACGGDEPQPTTSPTQTPSQPARTAAIAPTQSPAVASTPTPVPSPTPTSVPTPTPRLAKYGGTLTMRVSTTSLLDTSDSNNTSGAAAVIWLQNALNNLIHLNSKTPRIVEPDLAERWEYSDGGRVLTLALRRGVTWTDGKLFTAADAKYSLDRAAFGTDPQLSFNQSRLSALTRVVAVDEATLRLDLKQVSASFLGGLAAPYILMYPAHIPFPEKAADWAQNPAGTGPYKVKEWKRGISREMERNPAYFKKNAAGQQLPFADRIQIFFIQDQLATLAAFRSGNINCACGYGTDLIVDQINEVKRDVPNVKVAFASPNVANLQFSNKAPSNDARVRKALSMIIDRVQLNKLYRDNSGFYPPGYLLGPEQGGQWGLPKEEILKVPGFREPKSADMQEARALFAAAGVDLAGTTFDLLAVTPTYADLGEALANVLINAGVKIRLQLQASAALNQAVSQNNFQLYLSPSGAVEDDPNGLLLLMIAPGAARNYSKWEDPDVTRLIAAQETTVDPAQRKGLLEQLQRAMYDRLWVSPLISVSVVWAAAAHLEDIELERPFLASSFHRMERVWLNR